In one Clostridia bacterium genomic region, the following are encoded:
- a CDS encoding SDR family oxidoreductase, which produces MVDLRNKVVVISGGARDIGRAVSVEVAKCGASVTFCYPPFEAEEEAERTKKDVEQFGQKCVAMPVDVMEADQIAAFASTVEGTFKNIDVLVNVVGGLGGRKTVAEMDLNFWNTIVALNLTSTFLMSKCFLPMLRDGGSIVNFSSQAGRDGGGPGSLAYASAKGGIVTFTRGLARELGPRRIRVNAVAPGMINTTFHNTFTKPEVRQRVASMTPLGREGEACEVAKLVAYLASEEASFINGANVDINGGVLFS; this is translated from the coding sequence ATGGTTGATCTTAGAAACAAGGTAGTCGTGATCTCAGGCGGTGCTCGTGACATTGGCCGCGCAGTCTCCGTCGAAGTCGCGAAATGCGGAGCATCGGTCACATTCTGCTATCCCCCGTTTGAAGCAGAGGAGGAAGCCGAGCGCACAAAGAAGGACGTCGAGCAGTTCGGGCAAAAGTGTGTGGCGATGCCTGTAGATGTAATGGAAGCAGACCAGATTGCCGCGTTTGCTTCGACGGTAGAAGGAACCTTTAAGAATATCGATGTACTGGTCAACGTAGTTGGCGGGCTCGGCGGCCGCAAGACGGTAGCGGAGATGGACCTGAATTTCTGGAACACCATCGTCGCACTGAATCTCACCAGCACCTTCCTGATGAGTAAGTGCTTTCTTCCAATGCTTAGGGATGGCGGATCGATCGTGAACTTCTCCTCGCAGGCTGGAAGAGACGGAGGGGGCCCCGGGTCATTGGCGTACGCGAGCGCGAAGGGTGGGATAGTCACCTTCACGCGCGGGCTTGCGAGGGAACTAGGCCCAAGAAGGATTCGGGTCAACGCTGTTGCACCCGGCATGATCAACACCACATTCCACAACACGTTCACGAAGCCGGAAGTACGCCAGCGCGTTGCGTCCATGACGCCACTCGGGCGCGAGGGAGAAGCGTGCGAGGTCGCAAAGCTGGTCGCTTATCTCGCTTCTGAGGAAGCTTCGTTCATCAATGGAGCGAACGTAGATATTAACGGTGGAGTTTTATTTTCATAG